The Thermoproteales archaeon genome includes the window AAAGATTGCTTTAAAAATAATCGATAAAGCTAGAGAAAAGAGGATAGGTATCGGCGCTCGCCCTGAAGGTTTGGCAGCAGCATCGATATACGTGGCTTCAAAAATAACTAATAATCCCAGAACTCAAAGAGAAATCGCGCAAAGTTCGAATATAACTGAGGTTACCCTTAGAAACCGATATAGGGAAATATTGAAGAAATTGAACATCACTGTTTATATTTGAGCCTCGTACTATAAATTATCAGGTGCATATCTGCACGGAAGCTAGGTGGTAGCAATTGAGTAGCGTCCCCGAAGTGCTGGAAAGGAAGCTGTTAAAGTTGTTGAGCGAAAGCGGAAGCGAGGGAATTCTCCAAAAGGAATTATGGAAAAAACTAAACATTGACAGTCGGAAAGGTATAAAAATTGTTAGAACTCTTGAAAAGCAAGGGTTGCTTACTAGGCAAGCTATAATACACAGAGGCAGAAAAAGTTATATTGTAAGGCTTGGGCCTAAATACTTCGCAAAGAAAACAATACCTAGGTATATTTTAAGAATTCCATGCTTTTACTGCGAACTGCTAGATGGTTGCGGAGAGAAGATAAGCATAAATCCGATAAATTGTCCTAAATTAAACGCTTGGCTTGAGGAGGATCCTTGATGGAACGGATAAGATGCTTCATTGCTATAGACGTAGAAAACTCTGATATTATAGCGAAAATTAGCAAAGTAATGCAAGCATTGAATTTTTTTGGTAATAAATTAAAACTAGTAGAAACTGGAAATATTCATCTCACTCTGAGATTTTTAGGGGGATTGCCTAAGTCGATAGTGGATGAGATTATTGAAGTTCTAGATACTGTAGATTATCATCCATTCACCATAACTCTTAAAGGTTTAGGAGTATTTCCTACTCCGTCAAGACCGAGAGTTATATGGGTTGGTATTGAGGAAGGAGTTGAAGATCTTAAAAAGCTAGTAACGCGTATTAATACAGCATTAAGAAGGCTCAGACTTCCCCCTCCGGACAAACCGTTTTCTCCACATGTAACAATTGCTAGAGTTAAAAGGCCAGTAGACACGGGTAAGCTAATGCGAATACTAGATGCTCATGCCACGGAGTTTGGACCTATGCTTGTTGATAGAATTCGTTTAAAGAAAAGTACGTTAACTTCTCGTGGACCGATATACACTACATTATATGAAAAACTGCTATCTGGCTAACATCATGTACAAGGATTTCTTAGGTATTCTAGACGAAGTTTTAGGAAGAATCACGCCTACGCCTGAAGAGAGACGTTTTATATCTAAAATAGTTTCTGAAGTTATAACTGCTTTAGAATCTTTAAAAAGCGATTATAAGATTGATTATAAAGTAGAAATAGTAGGTTCTTACGCGAAAGATACATGGCTTTCTGGCGAGGCCGATATTGATATTTTTCTTTTGTTTTCTCCAGATTTGCCGCAAGAAAGCCTGGGCTATTACGGATTAACCATAGCAAAAAAAGCAGTTGAAAATTTGGGAGGTAGATGGTTTGAGCGGTACGCAACGCATCCATATATTGAGGCTGAAGTTGAGGGTCTTACTGTAGATATAGTTCCAGCTTATGCTGTCGAGACGCCAGATAAAATAATCTCGCCAGTCGATAGAACGCCATTTCATACAAGATACGTGAAATCACGTATCGATGAAGAGATGAAGTCTCAAATAAGGCTCTTAAAAAAATTCATGAAGGGAATTGGAGTTTATGGAGCCGAAATTAAAGTTCAAGGTTTTTCCGGCTACCTAGCTGAACTATTGATTATTTATTATGGTTCTTTTATAGAGGTTATAAAAAATGCGTCCAAATGGAAACCTAGGAAGGTCTTTATAGACCTAGAAAGGTTTTATAGTGAGAGGGAGAGAAAGAAGCTATTAAAAATAATGCCCGGAGCAATGGTTGTCATAGACCCTGTTGACAAAGCTCGAAACGCGGC containing:
- the thpR gene encoding RNA 2',3'-cyclic phosphodiesterase; translation: MMERIRCFIAIDVENSDIIAKISKVMQALNFFGNKLKLVETGNIHLTLRFLGGLPKSIVDEIIEVLDTVDYHPFTITLKGLGVFPTPSRPRVIWVGIEEGVEDLKKLVTRINTALRRLRLPPPDKPFSPHVTIARVKRPVDTGKLMRILDAHATEFGPMLVDRIRLKKSTLTSRGPIYTTLYEKLLSG
- the cca gene encoding CCA tRNA nucleotidyltransferase → MYKDFLGILDEVLGRITPTPEERRFISKIVSEVITALESLKSDYKIDYKVEIVGSYAKDTWLSGEADIDIFLLFSPDLPQESLGYYGLTIAKKAVENLGGRWFERYATHPYIEAEVEGLTVDIVPAYAVETPDKIISPVDRTPFHTRYVKSRIDEEMKSQIRLLKKFMKGIGVYGAEIKVQGFSGYLAELLIIYYGSFIEVIKNASKWKPRKVFIDLERFYSERERKKLLKIMPGAMVVIDPVDKARNAASALSIQKMCEFVAASKAFFKSPSVEFFFPPKPEIDQSRLENLLKSRETDILAIVTIVPKLAEDIIWGQIYKSLDGLETLFKKYNFKVLSKGAWLSKNNDLVMLYEFETAKLPITEKHLGPPVGSENENDFIFKYVNSPNTIAGPFIEGSRWIVFRKRKCTTASEVVKVYYEEARLGKHIYESFNMKMQILQNQDILKLTSIDGFKEFLNSWLVKKPFWLKK